Proteins from a single region of Lysinibacillus sp. JNUCC-52:
- a CDS encoding sodium-dependent transporter encodes MSSRDQFTSKIGFILAAAGSAIGLGAIWKFPYMAGTNGGSVFILLFILCTFFIGLPVLIAEFMIGRRGQKDAVTSFKEQAPGKPWYLIGWGGMIIAGLILSFYSVVGGWILSYLGRSLTFQLSSNDGNYADLFNNIISSPFEAILVQGLFLLLTIAIVSGGIKGGIEKASTWMMPLLFIFFIVLVIRSLTLDGAMQGVKFMFVPDWSYLNAETFLKALGQAFFSLSVGIAVMITYASYLPKTEKIGNSAINVASMNIIISLLAGLVIFPAVFALGYTPDQGPGLVFIILPAVFEQLPLGGLFLTIFFILLLFATVTSSISMLEIVVAIAIGDKPEKRKKIAWIGGIIIFGFGIPSALSFGILSDVQLLDRSIFDFVDFLTNSVGMPIGALLISIFAGYYYTKDISRKELASSSLMFNIWYLLIRYVSPIAIFLIFIQGILPLFK; translated from the coding sequence GTGTCATCTCGAGATCAATTTACATCAAAAATTGGATTTATTTTAGCTGCTGCTGGAAGTGCCATTGGATTGGGGGCTATTTGGAAATTCCCTTATATGGCGGGAACGAACGGTGGGAGTGTATTTATTTTATTGTTTATTTTATGTACATTTTTCATCGGTTTGCCAGTGTTAATCGCAGAATTTATGATTGGCCGTCGTGGGCAAAAAGATGCTGTTACGTCATTCAAAGAACAAGCGCCAGGAAAGCCATGGTACTTAATAGGATGGGGCGGCATGATTATTGCTGGTTTGATACTATCCTTCTATAGCGTAGTGGGCGGTTGGATTTTAAGTTATTTAGGGCGTTCCTTGACTTTCCAATTATCAAGTAATGATGGAAATTACGCTGATTTATTTAACAATATCATCTCCAGCCCATTTGAAGCGATTCTTGTACAAGGGTTATTTTTACTTTTAACAATCGCCATTGTATCAGGAGGCATTAAAGGTGGGATTGAGAAGGCTAGTACATGGATGATGCCATTATTATTCATTTTTTTCATTGTGTTAGTTATCCGTTCCTTAACACTTGACGGTGCAATGCAAGGCGTAAAATTTATGTTTGTCCCTGACTGGTCTTACTTAAATGCTGAAACATTTTTGAAAGCACTTGGACAAGCATTCTTCTCATTAAGTGTCGGTATTGCCGTGATGATTACGTACGCATCCTACCTCCCAAAAACCGAGAAGATTGGTAACTCTGCTATCAATGTAGCTTCAATGAATATAATAATTTCGCTACTTGCAGGTTTAGTTATTTTCCCAGCGGTATTCGCGCTAGGCTACACACCTGACCAAGGACCAGGACTTGTTTTTATTATTTTGCCTGCTGTTTTTGAACAATTGCCACTTGGTGGTCTTTTCCTAACAATTTTCTTTATTCTCTTATTGTTTGCTACAGTGACATCCTCAATTTCAATGTTAGAAATTGTAGTAGCTATTGCTATAGGAGACAAGCCAGAGAAGCGTAAAAAAATTGCATGGATTGGCGGTATTATTATTTTCGGCTTCGGTATTCCAAGTGCTCTATCTTTCGGCATTCTTTCTGACGTACAACTATTAGATCGTTCCATTTTTGATTTTGTAGACTTCCTTACAAATAGCGTAGGTATGCCAATTGGTGCATTACTTATTTCTATTTTTGCAGGCTATTACTATACAAAAGATATTTCCCGTAAAGAGCTTGCTTCATCAAGCCTTATGT